From one Paenibacillus terrae HPL-003 genomic stretch:
- a CDS encoding ABC transporter substrate-binding protein codes for MSKHHMNLRYKKWLLSAAALIMLLLSACSNSFAPESSAPAKGEAGTDLKQVRLIEGWYSKGEDGGYFAALQQSYYKDKGIDMTIQPGGPEVSTMQLVAAGKAEFGISYADEILKAREQGIPVVGILAGFQSTPQVLMYHKGQNIQDFTDLNGKTVYIGTAVPYWEYIKSQYNLTDVKEMKYNGQLVNFINDPNSLNQGYITNEPYALSQQGVEVDYLKIADSGYANYADVLFTTEDYLKEHPDVVEAVVQASQKGWSYYLDNYKKVNPFIQTYNPDMKLEAMNYEAEQEKPFILNKESEANGIGYMTKERWSTLQDQMIKGKGLTKTQDVAKAFTTEYLMKP; via the coding sequence ATGTCCAAACATCATATGAACTTACGTTACAAGAAGTGGCTGCTGTCGGCTGCGGCATTGATCATGCTGCTTCTGAGCGCATGCTCCAATTCCTTTGCTCCAGAATCCTCCGCCCCGGCCAAAGGGGAAGCCGGAACAGATCTGAAGCAGGTGAGACTGATCGAAGGCTGGTACTCCAAAGGGGAAGATGGAGGCTATTTTGCGGCATTGCAGCAGAGCTACTATAAGGACAAGGGGATCGACATGACGATTCAGCCGGGAGGTCCCGAGGTGTCAACCATGCAGCTTGTTGCTGCGGGCAAAGCTGAATTCGGCATCTCTTATGCGGATGAAATTTTGAAGGCGCGGGAACAGGGAATCCCTGTTGTTGGTATCCTTGCTGGCTTTCAGAGCACACCACAGGTTCTTATGTACCACAAAGGGCAAAACATCCAGGATTTCACCGACCTGAACGGCAAAACCGTATACATTGGTACAGCGGTGCCTTACTGGGAATATATCAAGAGCCAATACAATCTGACGGATGTAAAAGAAATGAAGTATAACGGACAGCTTGTCAATTTTATCAATGACCCCAATTCGCTGAATCAGGGCTACATCACGAACGAGCCTTACGCGCTTTCCCAGCAGGGGGTTGAGGTGGACTATCTGAAAATTGCAGATTCCGGTTATGCGAACTATGCAGATGTTCTTTTTACAACCGAAGACTACCTTAAAGAGCACCCCGATGTCGTAGAGGCTGTGGTACAGGCAAGCCAAAAGGGTTGGAGCTATTATCTTGACAACTATAAAAAGGTAAACCCGTTCATTCAGACCTACAATCCAGATATGAAGCTAGAAGCAATGAATTATGAGGCGGAGCAGGAAAAGCCCTTTATTCTTAATAAGGAATCCGAGGCAAACGGTATCGGTTACATGACAAAGGAACGCTGGAGCACCCTGCAGGATCAGATGATCAAGGGCAAAGGATTAACGAAGACACAGGATGTTGCCAAGGCGTTCACGACCGAATATCTGATGAAACCATAA
- a CDS encoding cysteine hydrolase family protein, whose protein sequence is MFKLGNRKSYWQVSETLVDLRRTQKYSKPITLPAQPQEVVFDLEHTAVIVIDMQNDFCTPGGWLDSIGADTSPLLNPVSRLNRLLPELRKAGVPVIWVNWGNREDRMNVPPSVLHVYNPDGRGNGIGDTLPGNGSKVLEKGSWGAAIVNGLDAAPDDIYVDKYRMSGFWDTPLDSILRNLNIQTVLFAGVNLDQCVMHTLQDAACLGYDGILLEDCSATSSPAFCIEATLYNIKQCYGFVADSTWLVEELNGAAARKEGNTSEELASLEG, encoded by the coding sequence ATGTTCAAACTTGGAAATCGAAAGAGCTATTGGCAAGTGTCCGAAACGCTGGTGGATCTAAGGCGGACGCAAAAGTACAGCAAGCCCATAACCCTTCCTGCACAGCCGCAGGAGGTCGTATTTGATCTGGAGCATACGGCTGTCATTGTCATCGATATGCAGAATGATTTCTGCACACCGGGAGGCTGGCTGGATTCCATCGGGGCGGATACATCGCCGCTCCTGAACCCGGTCAGTCGGCTGAATCGGCTACTGCCTGAGCTGCGTAAAGCGGGTGTGCCCGTCATCTGGGTGAACTGGGGCAATCGGGAAGACCGGATGAACGTGCCGCCATCCGTGCTTCATGTATACAATCCAGACGGACGGGGCAACGGCATCGGGGACACGCTGCCGGGGAACGGCTCCAAGGTGCTGGAGAAAGGCAGTTGGGGAGCGGCAATTGTCAACGGCCTGGATGCGGCCCCTGATGATATCTATGTGGATAAATACCGCATGAGCGGGTTTTGGGACACACCACTGGACAGTATCCTACGCAATTTGAATATTCAGACGGTGTTGTTTGCCGGGGTAAATCTCGATCAGTGTGTCATGCATACACTGCAGGACGCGGCTTGCCTCGGATATGACGGCATACTTCTGGAGGACTGCTCGGCAACGAGCTCCCCAGCTTTCTGCATAGAAGCCACCTTGTACAATATCAAGCAATGTTATGGCTTCGTCGCGGACTCCACCTGGCTGGTAGAAGAGCTGAACGGGGCAGCGGCTCGTAAAGAGGGAAATACCTCGGAAGAGCTGGCATCTCTAGAAGGGTGA
- a CDS encoding creatininase family protein, which translates to MYKDIKLREKNIKAAEERVSVMFQRYDGTVWGERFLPRLTSKQVKELPKEKALVILPVGAVEQHGPHLPVYTDTLIGEATLTQTLERVRPDKEIWLLPPISYGKSNEHIGLPGTISLSASTLHAVMLDIAESLKASGFRKLLLFNTHGGNVDLLNTVSREIRIRTGMMVFYLSPSSLNVAEDLLSSEELEYGIHGGDYETSLVMSIKPDWVQKEFLVKELPDMSSYRFLTLEGKIRFAWKMADISATGIAGDATTATPEKGRIIQDRISAILSEALEELCDFEITDVRGTEPVQQPAGSRP; encoded by the coding sequence ATGTATAAGGACATTAAGCTACGCGAAAAGAACATCAAAGCCGCAGAAGAAAGGGTGTCAGTTATGTTTCAACGATATGATGGAACGGTATGGGGGGAGCGCTTTCTGCCCCGTCTAACAAGCAAACAAGTCAAAGAACTTCCAAAGGAGAAGGCACTAGTCATACTGCCGGTCGGAGCTGTAGAGCAGCATGGACCCCATCTGCCTGTATATACGGACACTCTGATTGGGGAAGCGACATTAACACAAACGCTGGAGCGCGTGCGGCCGGATAAGGAGATTTGGCTGCTGCCTCCGATCTCGTATGGCAAAAGCAATGAACATATCGGGCTGCCGGGCACCATTTCCTTGTCCGCGAGCACGCTGCATGCCGTAATGCTCGACATTGCAGAAAGTCTGAAGGCTAGTGGCTTTCGCAAGCTGCTGCTGTTTAATACACATGGCGGTAACGTGGATTTGCTGAATACCGTATCACGGGAAATCCGGATCAGAACGGGGATGATGGTTTTCTATCTCAGTCCCAGCAGTCTGAATGTGGCGGAGGACCTCCTGTCTTCCGAGGAACTGGAATACGGTATTCACGGTGGCGATTATGAGACTTCTCTGGTGATGTCCATCAAACCGGACTGGGTGCAGAAGGAGTTCCTTGTCAAAGAGCTTCCTGATATGTCCTCTTACCGCTTTCTTACATTAGAAGGGAAAATCCGCTTCGCCTGGAAGATGGCTGATATCTCCGCTACTGGCATTGCTGGAGATGCTACGACGGCCACGCCTGAGAAAGGCAGAATCATTCAGGACAGAATCTCGGCGATTCTGTCGGAGGCGCTGGAGGAACTGTGTGATTTTGAAATCACCGATGTCCGCGGGACTGAACCGGTTCAGCAGCCGGCAGGAAGCCGCCCGTGA
- a CDS encoding fumarylacetoacetate hydrolase family protein, whose product MKLVSLKHGAGERAAIEHEGRCFLLEEINRAEGSSWGSTVMKILQQGQLEELVQWYQKTGNKIGSSSSFIPTEEAIPAPLFRHPRKIWGIGMNYVQKAIDLGSTPPELEPVCFMKPDSSLIGPEEYIRLPAQAVNVTSEAELGIIIGRSCKNVPEERARDVIAGFAATLDMTSQDIHARNPRFLQRSKVFDTFFSLGPQLITPDEISDLQSLAVETVLNDEVIHSNTVSRMIYHPWFIVSYFSQMMTLYPGDVIMTGTPGSVQIKRGDIAECRISGFTTLRNPVADVEYNHQ is encoded by the coding sequence GTGAAGCTCGTTAGTCTGAAACACGGCGCTGGAGAACGGGCCGCGATTGAGCATGAAGGCCGATGTTTCCTTCTGGAGGAGATCAATAGGGCGGAAGGAAGCTCATGGGGAAGCACTGTCATGAAGATATTGCAGCAGGGTCAGCTGGAGGAGCTTGTTCAGTGGTATCAGAAAACCGGGAACAAAATAGGGTCATCGAGCTCTTTCATACCGACGGAGGAGGCCATACCGGCTCCTCTCTTCCGCCACCCCCGCAAAATATGGGGAATTGGCATGAATTATGTACAGAAAGCGATCGATCTCGGATCCACTCCTCCAGAGCTTGAGCCAGTCTGCTTCATGAAGCCGGACTCAAGCCTGATCGGGCCGGAAGAGTATATCCGTCTGCCGGCTCAGGCCGTGAATGTGACATCAGAAGCGGAGCTTGGCATTATTATCGGCCGTAGCTGCAAAAATGTGCCGGAAGAACGTGCGCGGGACGTCATCGCCGGCTTTGCCGCAACACTGGATATGACAAGTCAGGACATTCACGCACGGAATCCCAGATTCCTGCAGCGATCCAAGGTATTCGATACATTTTTCAGTCTTGGACCACAGCTAATAACACCTGACGAAATAAGCGATCTGCAGAGCCTCGCCGTTGAAACTGTGTTGAACGATGAGGTTATTCATAGCAATACTGTGTCCCGCATGATTTATCATCCATGGTTCATTGTCTCGTATTTTTCACAGATGATGACTCTCTATCCGGGTGACGTGATCATGACGGGCACACCGGGGTCCGTCCAGATAAAGCGCGGAGATATCGCCGAATGCAGAATCAGCGGCTTTACAACACTTCGTAATCCGGTAGCAGACGTAGAATACAATCATCAGTAA
- a CDS encoding amidase: MKDQWNAIVNQVTVEPTGQGTLSGLSFMVKDVFAVRDNTNGAGNPCWLQTHGPAAEHAETLSLLLQQGARLTGTTHTDELMFSLNGENVHYGTPVNPKAPDRIPGGSSSGSAVAVAAGLADFALGTDTGGSVRVPSSYCGVYGMRPTQGIVSENGVIPLAPSFDTVGWMARDPETLCRVGKVLLPQTASGSGFSRVLIGEDAWELADTESKDALASCLELLCGLAESHEAVRIAPQGLPEWMAMFRTIQGYEIWQEHGAWIEREQPVFGPDIAGRFSWAGTIERADQEKEVERRLEVRKHMADLLGTDAVLVIPTTTGVAPKLGLNGPLIEERRVQTMRLTCIAGLSGLPQLTIPAAEVLGCPVGISLIVGPGQDRRLLEWAASLVPAVKG; this comes from the coding sequence ATGAAAGATCAATGGAACGCCATTGTCAACCAGGTGACAGTTGAACCGACAGGACAGGGAACGCTGAGCGGACTCAGCTTTATGGTCAAGGATGTGTTTGCTGTCCGTGATAATACAAATGGCGCGGGCAATCCATGTTGGCTCCAGACTCACGGCCCGGCGGCGGAGCACGCGGAAACCCTCAGCCTGCTGTTGCAGCAAGGGGCGCGACTAACGGGCACGACTCATACAGATGAGCTGATGTTCAGCCTGAACGGTGAAAATGTCCATTACGGAACACCGGTGAATCCGAAGGCCCCTGATCGTATCCCTGGCGGTTCATCTAGTGGATCGGCGGTTGCCGTCGCCGCAGGGCTTGCCGACTTTGCCCTTGGAACGGATACGGGAGGATCGGTACGTGTGCCGTCTTCGTACTGCGGAGTTTATGGAATGCGTCCAACGCAGGGCATTGTCTCCGAGAATGGTGTTATCCCACTCGCTCCCAGCTTCGACACCGTCGGCTGGATGGCGCGCGATCCCGAGACGCTGTGTCGGGTAGGTAAAGTGCTTCTGCCGCAGACTGCCTCGGGTTCCGGCTTTAGCCGGGTGCTGATCGGTGAGGATGCCTGGGAGCTGGCTGACACTGAGAGCAAAGATGCGCTTGCCTCCTGCCTGGAGTTGCTGTGCGGCTTGGCTGAGAGCCATGAAGCTGTTCGCATCGCCCCGCAGGGACTGCCTGAATGGATGGCCATGTTCAGGACGATCCAGGGCTACGAAATATGGCAGGAGCATGGGGCCTGGATTGAACGTGAGCAGCCAGTCTTCGGACCAGATATTGCCGGGCGGTTCTCCTGGGCAGGCACCATTGAACGTGCCGATCAGGAGAAGGAAGTAGAACGCCGGCTTGAGGTGCGCAAGCACATGGCTGACCTGCTTGGAACGGATGCGGTGCTTGTGATACCGACAACTACCGGAGTTGCCCCGAAGCTGGGGCTTAACGGGCCGCTAATTGAAGAACGAAGAGTGCAAACGATGCGTTTGACCTGCATTGCCGGCTTGTCGGGTCTGCCGCAGCTTACAATCCCCGCTGCCGAGGTATTGGGCTGCCCGGTCGGTATTTCCCTCATCGTCGGCCCGGGACAGGATCGGCGTCTGCTGGAATGGGCCGCATCCCTTGTTCCGGCAGTAAAAGGATAA
- a CDS encoding FAD-binding oxidoreductase, which yields MNEHWTAILKERIEPELLQWEEPALTKYSMDYHHFSPVLTSQLQGKVAECIASPRTEEELDTLLSITAELGVPLTVRGNGTGNYGQCVPVTGGIVLNLAKYNKVLETGEGIMRVQAGARLGKMESTARKEGYELRTMPSTFQTATIGGFLCGGFGGIGSISWGTIWDGLVRSLKIKTVEVQPRTIELQGEEVLPYLHTYGTIGILSEVEINLAPRVEWMQWAVTFDSFEQAFRFGQLVAEDTSLVKRLISIHEWPISSYFVPLDIPEGRTAVLLEMDTACESWLERAIAENGGQTSKKVSAEQYHKGVGVSDFTWNHTTLWARKTDPGLTYLQLNFDPACALEQISAMKKEYPEVMNHIEFARQNGNLLISGLPLVPFTTEERLNQMMGRYEENRVVVNNPHTWDLKEGGRSYAHDRLWEIKHRNDPKGILNQEKLNRPAVSGI from the coding sequence ATGAATGAACATTGGACAGCCATTCTGAAAGAACGCATCGAACCTGAGTTGTTGCAGTGGGAGGAGCCCGCGCTTACCAAATATTCGATGGATTATCATCACTTCTCCCCTGTGCTGACCAGTCAGCTGCAGGGCAAGGTCGCCGAGTGTATCGCCAGTCCGCGCACCGAGGAGGAGCTTGACACACTGCTCTCCATTACCGCGGAGCTGGGGGTTCCACTGACCGTCAGAGGCAACGGCACTGGCAACTATGGCCAATGTGTCCCGGTCACAGGCGGAATCGTGCTGAATCTGGCCAAGTACAACAAGGTGCTCGAAACGGGAGAAGGCATAATGCGGGTTCAGGCTGGAGCAAGACTGGGCAAAATGGAATCCACTGCCCGCAAGGAGGGCTATGAGCTGCGAACGATGCCTTCCACCTTTCAAACTGCGACGATCGGCGGTTTTTTGTGCGGTGGTTTTGGCGGCATCGGTTCGATCAGTTGGGGGACCATCTGGGACGGGCTGGTACGTTCATTGAAAATCAAGACCGTCGAGGTTCAGCCCCGTACCATTGAGCTGCAAGGAGAAGAGGTGCTGCCCTACCTGCATACCTACGGTACGATTGGCATTCTGTCCGAGGTGGAAATCAATCTGGCCCCGCGGGTGGAATGGATGCAGTGGGCAGTAACCTTTGACAGCTTTGAACAAGCTTTTCGCTTCGGGCAGTTGGTTGCTGAAGATACGTCCCTTGTAAAGAGGCTCATTTCTATTCATGAATGGCCGATTTCATCCTATTTTGTACCTCTTGATATTCCCGAAGGAAGGACCGCTGTACTGCTTGAAATGGATACGGCCTGTGAATCGTGGCTGGAGCGTGCCATAGCGGAAAACGGTGGGCAAACGTCTAAAAAGGTCTCCGCCGAGCAATATCATAAAGGCGTCGGTGTATCCGACTTTACATGGAACCATACAACCTTGTGGGCGCGCAAGACAGACCCGGGCTTAACCTACCTGCAGCTGAATTTTGATCCAGCCTGTGCCCTTGAGCAAATCTCGGCTATGAAAAAGGAATATCCGGAAGTGATGAATCATATAGAATTTGCCCGGCAAAACGGAAATTTGCTGATCTCCGGCCTGCCGCTGGTTCCCTTCACAACGGAGGAACGCCTGAATCAGATGATGGGGCGTTACGAGGAAAACCGGGTTGTAGTCAATAATCCGCATACTTGGGATTTGAAGGAAGGCGGACGATCATACGCCCACGACCGTTTGTGGGAAATCAAACACCGCAACGACCCGAAGGGAATTCTCAATCAGGAGAAATTAAACCGTCCAGCGGTCAGCGGCATCTAA
- a CDS encoding CocE/NonD family hydrolase produces MKFGNVVIRRKVPCMMRDGVTLYSDIYMPDETGEYPVLLMRQPYGRAIASTVTHAHPVWYASKGYIVVIQDVRGRGESEGEFDPFVQEAEDGFDTIGWAAGLPGSTGKVGMYGFSYQGLTQWAAASLHPPALRAIAPSMCPADMYHGLFYPHGSFALGNHLPWAFQLARDTAQRAGDFETAEQCSRFMRSPEEMLWKMPLNERHPILEQYFPAFYDWIDHIAYDEYWERMNWIDEIVGEPVPALHIGGWYDGFLMGTLQSFEALQATATSDCFHRLIVGPWAHIPWGRRAGGIDHGEQADGGHHLEQLRWFDYWLKGKEDTELPGEPSIRYFDQLSHEWHTAEQLPSVLEDELSPSEWFYLSGSQTPANGAAGGGRLERRMEDVEEAVPDVFVYDSRLPMRLDSYLPSDRIAIQERQEILVYTGGPLAEDIPIFGSPELSVQYQTLGGPTDLVAVLTTVSENGTARLLSVGRTEICSEGAEASNEWRTARIRLRPLAATLPAGTYIRLELTGSAFPLFARHPNGVRGETNSTGTGGLKIATTAVRSTEKDISCLKLPLKR; encoded by the coding sequence ATGAAATTTGGAAATGTGGTCATCCGCCGCAAGGTTCCTTGCATGATGCGTGACGGTGTAACGTTGTATTCAGATATATACATGCCTGATGAGACGGGAGAATATCCGGTGCTGCTGATGCGCCAGCCTTACGGCCGGGCGATTGCCTCTACCGTTACGCATGCCCATCCCGTCTGGTATGCCAGTAAGGGATATATCGTGGTGATCCAGGATGTCAGGGGACGGGGAGAGTCGGAAGGCGAATTTGATCCGTTTGTACAGGAAGCAGAGGACGGGTTTGATACCATCGGATGGGCAGCAGGTCTGCCCGGCTCGACCGGGAAAGTAGGCATGTACGGTTTCTCTTATCAAGGGCTCACACAATGGGCGGCGGCTTCCCTTCATCCGCCTGCGCTCAGGGCGATTGCCCCGAGCATGTGCCCGGCAGACATGTACCACGGCTTATTTTACCCGCATGGCTCCTTCGCGCTTGGCAATCATCTGCCGTGGGCTTTCCAGCTGGCTCGTGACACGGCGCAAAGGGCGGGTGACTTCGAGACGGCCGAGCAATGCTCACGGTTTATGCGCAGCCCCGAGGAGATGCTCTGGAAAATGCCACTGAATGAAAGACATCCGATTCTGGAGCAATACTTTCCCGCATTTTATGATTGGATCGATCATATAGCGTACGATGAGTACTGGGAGCGGATGAACTGGATCGACGAGATCGTCGGGGAGCCGGTGCCGGCTTTGCATATTGGGGGCTGGTATGACGGTTTCCTGATGGGCACGCTACAGTCGTTCGAGGCTCTGCAAGCTACTGCCACGTCGGATTGCTTTCATCGGCTCATTGTCGGCCCGTGGGCCCACATTCCATGGGGGCGCAGAGCGGGCGGAATCGATCATGGCGAGCAGGCGGACGGTGGTCATCATCTGGAGCAGCTGCGCTGGTTTGATTATTGGCTGAAGGGCAAGGAAGACACGGAATTGCCCGGAGAACCGTCGATCCGTTATTTTGACCAATTGAGTCATGAATGGCATACGGCGGAACAGCTGCCTTCTGTACTTGAGGATGAGCTCTCTCCGTCCGAATGGTTCTATTTATCGGGGTCACAAACCCCGGCAAACGGTGCGGCAGGAGGCGGCAGACTCGAAAGGCGTATGGAAGACGTGGAGGAAGCTGTGCCGGATGTATTCGTATACGACTCGCGTCTCCCGATGCGTCTGGACTCTTACCTGCCGTCCGACCGCATTGCCATTCAGGAACGGCAAGAGATTCTGGTATATACGGGAGGACCGCTTGCAGAGGATATCCCGATTTTTGGGTCCCCGGAGTTGTCCGTGCAGTACCAGACACTGGGAGGTCCGACGGATCTGGTGGCTGTCCTGACGACCGTATCCGAGAATGGAACGGCCCGGCTACTGAGCGTGGGCCGTACGGAAATCTGCAGTGAAGGAGCAGAAGCATCCAATGAATGGAGAACGGCACGGATCCGGCTGCGTCCCTTGGCGGCCACCCTGCCGGCTGGCACGTATATCCGGCTTGAATTGACAGGCAGCGCCTTCCCGTTGTTCGCCCGGCATCCGAACGGTGTCAGGGGTGAAACGAACAGCACGGGAACAGGCGGGTTGAAGATTGCCACCACGGCTGTGCGCAGCACGGAAAAGGACATATCCTGTTTGAAGCTGCCGCTGAAAAGATGA
- a CDS encoding ABC transporter substrate-binding protein: MNKYRQKGFAVLLVAMLSLSTLLAACGNQQTAQNAAAETSGSTGGSGELTAVTQVTNWFAQAEHGGLYAAKEEGYYKEAGLDMTIQAGGPQVSPTQIVASGKAQFGLTTADQLLVAREEGIPLVAIATIFQKSPQGIMVHTNQNISSLADLNNHAVYVGTGSVFWDYVKSKYKLDNVKEMAYTGSLAPFVADEKIAIQGYVTSEPYEMKQQNVDVNFLLLADAGYNPYSNVLFTTEQYIQDHPDIVRAYVEASMKGWDYYKTNYDTVNDVILKENPDFTKEKLNYAAKTLIPFVYEGDAVEHGVGYMTDERWTELGRQLTEIGALKSEPDISKVFTDKFLPHS; encoded by the coding sequence ATGAACAAATACAGACAAAAGGGATTTGCTGTTTTACTGGTAGCAATGCTCTCCTTATCCACATTGCTGGCGGCTTGCGGCAATCAGCAAACCGCTCAGAATGCCGCTGCCGAGACATCGGGCTCCACGGGGGGAAGCGGGGAACTCACGGCAGTCACACAGGTGACGAACTGGTTTGCACAGGCGGAGCACGGCGGTCTGTATGCGGCAAAGGAAGAAGGATATTACAAAGAGGCAGGTTTGGATATGACCATCCAGGCAGGAGGGCCGCAGGTGTCTCCAACACAGATCGTGGCTTCCGGCAAGGCGCAGTTCGGACTTACCACGGCGGATCAACTGCTGGTCGCCCGTGAAGAAGGAATCCCTTTGGTAGCGATAGCGACGATCTTCCAGAAAAGCCCGCAGGGGATTATGGTGCATACCAACCAGAACATTTCCTCCCTTGCTGACTTGAACAACCATGCCGTTTACGTAGGGACAGGCTCGGTGTTCTGGGATTATGTGAAGAGCAAATACAAATTGGATAACGTGAAAGAAATGGCTTATACCGGTTCTCTGGCTCCTTTTGTAGCCGATGAAAAGATTGCCATTCAGGGATATGTAACTAGTGAGCCGTACGAGATGAAGCAACAGAATGTGGACGTTAATTTCCTGCTGCTGGCGGATGCCGGCTATAACCCATATTCCAATGTGCTGTTCACAACAGAGCAGTATATTCAGGACCATCCTGATATTGTGCGTGCTTATGTCGAGGCTTCGATGAAGGGCTGGGATTATTACAAGACCAATTATGATACTGTGAATGACGTCATTTTAAAGGAAAACCCGGATTTCACGAAAGAAAAGCTGAACTATGCAGCGAAAACGCTCATCCCGTTCGTGTATGAAGGTGATGCGGTGGAACACGGTGTCGGCTATATGACAGATGAGCGATGGACGGAGCTCGGACGGCAGTTGACGGAGATTGGAGCATTGAAATCAGAGCCTGATATCAGCAAGGTATTCACGGATAAGTTCCTGCCGCATTCTTAA